The following proteins are encoded in a genomic region of Necator americanus strain Aroian chromosome II, whole genome shotgun sequence:
- a CDS encoding hypothetical protein (NECATOR_CHRII.G5998.T1) encodes MLWNNEELYSEMDVMYPRMAQGEYQHIPVLSKSVVKNRLRFLSHNIGRSLDRLFQAALKLLTDTNWKRPLGRGCKLWTEVMKEDLKKLGIDRQFG; translated from the coding sequence ATGCTGTGGAATAACGAGGAACTTTACTCAGAAATGGATGTGATGTATCCGCGGATGGCACAAGGAGAGTATCAACATATTCCCGTCCTCTCTAAATCAGTGGTAAAAAACCGTCTTCGATTTCTTAGTCACAATATAGGAAGGTCATTAGATCGCCTTTTTCAAGCTGCCTTGAAGTTGCTCACAGACACAAACTGGAAAAGGCCACTTGGACGTGGATGCAAGTTGTGGACGGAAGTGATGAAGGAAGATTTGAAGAAGCTTGGGATCGATAGGCAGTTCGGATGA
- a CDS encoding hypothetical protein (NECATOR_CHRII.G5999.T1) — protein MGIRNTLNGNQGGIPTELVDEFRYLCCLRKDYSSYERNIHQRCAKANSGFNFLSKCLWLTLFVRELRLRVYPPTFNSSYHGVRIGDVSSAVGGYGEA, from the coding sequence ATGGGTATCCGCAACACcctcaacgggaatcagggcGGAATACCTACCGAACTCGTAGATGAGTTCCGTTATTTGTGCTGTTTGCGAAAGGACTATAGCAGCTACGAGAGAAATATTCaccaaagatgcgctaaggccaatTCGGGATTCAACTTCTTGTCGAAGTGCCTGTGGTTGACACTCTTCGTCAGGGAACTCAGGCTGCGAGTGTACCCACCCACCTTTAATTCGTCCTATCATGGTGTGCGAATCGGAGACGTGAGCAGTGCCGTCGGCGGTTATGGAGAAGCCTGA
- a CDS encoding hypothetical protein (NECATOR_CHRII.G6000.T1), with amino-acid sequence MIGRIKGGWVHSQPEFPDEECQPQALRQEVESRIGLSASLVNISLVAAIVLSQTAQITELIYEFGRYSALIPVEGVADTHSEQHIS; translated from the coding sequence ATGATAGGACGAATTAAAGGTGGGTGGGTACACTCGCAGCCTGAGTTCCCTGACGAAGAGTGTCAACCACAGGCACTTCGACAAGAAGTTGAATCCCGAattggccttagcgcatctttggtGAATATTTCTCTCGTAGCTGCTATAGTCCTTTCGCAAACAGCACAAATAACGGAACTCATCTACGAGTTCGGTAGGTATTCCgccctgattcccgttgaggGTGTTGCGGATACCCATTCCGAACAACatattagttaa